Below is a genomic region from Henckelia pumila isolate YLH828 chromosome 3, ASM3356847v2, whole genome shotgun sequence.
CTCGACAGCCTTACGAGCATTTATAAATGCATTTGTTGCTACAGTACCAACCTATAAAGCAAAGAAACCATTGTCAATTTGTCATATATTAAACTTGAAAAGTTATTGGGGAAATATACATATATTGGTGAAGGAATCGATACTGCCCAAATAAAACCAAGTTTCCAAACAAGATTTTCATCCATGAACTTACCAGAGATGAAGTGGTGCCAACAGCAAACAATTTTGCTCCATTGCGCTGGCAAAAACAATAATCATAATGACAAGATGATATccaatattaattttaatgaaGCCAAGAATTAAgaggaaaaatatatatatattcttaatTACCGCTATTGCACCAACTCTCTGTAACAATGAAAACGAGGTTCCAGACAAAGCAACCTGCATATGAGATTTAAACGAAGATTTCACTCTCGATCAGTCCaattacatacatatatatataagaagtgattaaattaattttaagaaAACTTGCCTGAAACGCGTTATCAGGACAGTTGTAGAAGAACTTAGCAACGCGTCCAGCATTTAGTGCAAGTGGAGGTCGAAGAGAAACTGTTGGAGCGGGAAGATATACGAGCATAAAGTCTGCAATTATGGCCATCACCTGACCACATCACAAAATTTCAAGTATAAGGGCATGATTCTAGCTACCTCGGTTTGCAAAAACGAGTGCTTATCATTAATTACACCAGAAAATATAGCCTATATATGGTAACGATACGAGTCAAATCTTTCAAATAGGAATGCAAACCCAACACCAAGTTTCCATGATCTCTGTGGGGACCTCAAAAAAGTTTCAAGCAGAGTTCTAGCTATCAATTCAGTATGTAAACAAATTAACAATTCAAATAAACAAAGGTTGGTATCTCCTGATTAGAAGAATATTCTGTCATTCTTTCTTACCACATCAGCAAAAACAATTTCCAGCTCCTTGAAAAATTTGTCCTTCCTTTTTTGATATTCTGCAGCAGTCTAGGAAAAGAATATGCTTGACAATTATCAGGCCGGCcaagaaattaaatattaatatttgtgAACCAAGCACACACTTGCCACTGAAGATTGAATACAATAATATACTTGAACAAAGTTGCAAGACGAAACATGTAAAAAACACTACAGCTAGCTAGCATCATAAGCCAGAGTACATGCACGCACATACAAATGtgcatcaaaataataaatatttacacAATCcattaattaagaaattaagCGATCGAGCATATTAATTCGATCGACAGCATCATTAAATGTATGAATTAAATCTTGCAGCTATCATGTATAATTATTAACATACAATCTTTGAAGCAAAAATGTTTGAACAAGAAACATTTATCAAAGCCAactttatcaaaaaaaaaaaaaaaacaccagAATGCACACTATTTATGAAGAACGTACAAAATGTAACAGATAGAGAATTCTGTTTTTCTtcagcatatatatataatttatacgTACGTACCTTGGTGAATAGCCCAACGCCACATTCAATGCCAACTTTAGCCAAGAAAAGATCATCAGCCAGCAATCTCTCCTTGAATCCTCCAAACTTCATCAGCCATGAAAGAAACCCGGATTTTTCGAGACCCAAGTACCTGGAAACAATCGAGCCCGGTAGTCTTCCGTCTTCTATGGCCGCCTTCAAATCCTGGGGCAAGCTCTCAAGATTCCTCCCAGCCTCCGCCAACGCCATGAAAGCTTCATCCctgttcttcttcttgtccTTATCATCTTCATTTCCACTGTTGTTATAATTGTCTCCTCCGCTGCCGCCACCTCCTCCACCTGATCTGATGCCTCCGATCCCACCATTCCCATCCCCGGAGAAAAACTTGGTGTTGATTTCGTTGTCAGTGGCTGCGGCATTGATAGAGAAGGAGATGAATAATGGACGACGGCGAGAAGT
It encodes:
- the LOC140891955 gene encoding protein RETICULATA-RELATED 4, chloroplastic-like — protein: MSITTAITSHISPPRSLYIPHHDRRPNPNCCFFSPPSASHNPKTSSVVQLALISLTPPSTSRRRPLFISFSINAAATDNEINTKFFSGDGNGGIGGIRSGGGGGGSGGDNYNNSGNEDDKDKKKNRDEAFMALAEAGRNLESLPQDLKAAIEDGRLPGSIVSRYLGLEKSGFLSWLMKFGGFKERLLADDLFLAKVGIECGVGLFTKTAAEYQKRKDKFFKELEIVFADVVMAIIADFMLVYLPAPTVSLRPPLALNAGRVAKFFYNCPDNAFQVALSGTSFSLLQRVGAIARNGAKLFAVGTTSSLVGTVATNAFINARKAVEHSAEDEIENVPVLTTSVGYGIYMAVSSNLRYQMVAGVIEQRILEPMLHQHKLLLSALCFAVRTGNTFLGSLLWVDYARLIGIQKDD